In the genome of Mixta calida, the window AATCCGGGCGGCGCTTTCTCCGCCCGCATCAACCTGAAAAAAGATAATGACGACACGTCCCGATAACTATTTTACCGAAACATATCAGCTGACCGCCCCGCATTCGGAAGTGGTGGCGGCGCTGCCGTTGCTGACGCCGGGTAAAGCGCTGGATGTCGGCTGCGGCAACGGGCGCAACAGCCTTTACCTGAATATGAAAGGATTTGAAGTCGACGCCTGGGATAAAAATCCGCAGAGCCTCGATCGCCTGAACCACATTATCGCCGCAGAGTCGATCAGCGGCATCCACACGCAGCTGACCGATCTGAACAGCGTGCGCTTTAACGGCGAATATGACTTTGTCTTTTCGACGGTGGTGATGATGTTCCTGCAGCCGGAGACCATCCCGCAGCTGATCGCCGATATGCAGGCCAGCACGGCGAAAAACGGCTATAACCTGATCGTCGCGGCAATGGACACGGACGATTTTCCCTGTACCGTGCCCTTCCCCTTCACCTTTAAATCGGGCGAGCTGAGCCACTACTACCGCAAATGGCAGATCGTGAAATATAACGAAAACCCCGGCCAGCTGCATAAAACGGATGAAAACGGCAA includes:
- the tehB gene encoding tellurite resistance methyltransferase TehB; the encoded protein is MTTRPDNYFTETYQLTAPHSEVVAALPLLTPGKALDVGCGNGRNSLYLNMKGFEVDAWDKNPQSLDRLNHIIAAESISGIHTQLTDLNSVRFNGEYDFVFSTVVMMFLQPETIPQLIADMQASTAKNGYNLIVAAMDTDDFPCTVPFPFTFKSGELSHYYRKWQIVKYNENPGQLHKTDENGNRISLRFATLLAKKAPPAE